The genome window CAGCACCGCCGTGCCGTAGAACGGCACCTTGTTGATGAACGAGAGGAAAGCTTCCTTCATGGTGTCGAGCGTTCCGTAAAATTCCATGTGTTCCTCGTCGAGGGTGGTGACCACGACCACCGTCGGCGTCAGTTTCAAAAACGAACCGTCGCTTTCGTCCGCTTCGGCGACGAGGAACTGGCTCTGCCCCAGTTGAGCGTGGCTGCCGACGCTTTTGAGCTTGCCGCCGATGACCACCGTCGGGTCGAGCCCGCCTCCGGCCAAAAGCGTCCCCACCAGCGAGGTCGTCGTTGTTTTGCCGTGTGTGCCGGCGATGGCGATGCCGTATTTCATGCGCATCAGCTCGGCCAGCATCTCGGCGCGGCGGATGACCGGGACTGATTGGTCGCGCGCCGCCTTCACTTCCACGTTGTCCGCCTTCACGGCGCTGGAGGTGACGACCACCTGGCAGTCGGCGACGTTCCTGGCGGCGTGGCCGTAATGGATCGTCGCGCCGGCTTTTTCCAGATGTTCGGTGACCGGCGAGCGCGACAGGTCGGACCCTGTCACCTCGTAACCCTGGTTGATCAGCACTTCAGCAATGCCGCTCATGCCGGCTCCCCCAATACCGATGAAATGAATGCGTCGTGTTTTCCCCAGAAACATGGGAGCTCATGATCCTTCCTGTTAAAAAGGGCGGCCTGTTACGTGGCCGCGCCCATCAGTTGACGGCACACATCGCGCACCCGCAGAGTGGCGTCGCGCCGTCCCAATCGATAACTGTTCATGGCCTTCTCCTGCAATGCCTCGGGATGCTGCATGGCGTCGAGGATGGACTGGGCCAGTTTGTGTCCTTTGATGTTGCGGTCGAGGATCACCTCCGCCGCGCCCGCCGCTTCCAGCACGCGGGCGTTGTGTTCCTGATGATTGTGCGCGGCGAATGGAAACGGGATGAGCACCGAAGCCTTGCCCGTCGCCGTCACTTCCGCCAGGGTGGTGGCCCCGGCGCGGCAGATCACCAGTGACGCCTTCCTGTACTGCTCTTCCATGTCGTACATGAATGCCTCGGCGCGGGCGGTGAATCCCGCCTGTTCGTAACCTTGCCGAACCCGCGCTTCGTCCTTTTCTCCGGTTTGATGCACGATGTGGAGGTCGTCCTTGACGCCCTGCAAAGGTTCCAGCGCTTCCATCATCGCCGCGTTGATCGACTGGGCGCCCTGGCTGCCACCCAGCACCAGCACATGGAACGGTTGCCCCGGTTGCCACGCTTCCGGCTCCTGCTCTTTCGCAAATTCCTCGCGGATCATGTTGCCTGTCTCCACCACCTTGTCCGCCGGGAAGTAGCGTCGCGACTCTTCGAACGACACGGCGACCTTGTCGGCCATTTTGGCGATCAGGCGATTGGTGACGCCGGGTACGGTGTTTTGTTCGTGCACGAGGATGGGGATGCGCAGCAGCCACGCCGCCACCGCCACTGGACCCGATACGTAACCGCCGAC of Nitrospina watsonii contains these proteins:
- the murG gene encoding undecaprenyldiphospho-muramoylpentapeptide beta-N-acetylglucosaminyltransferase produces the protein MANYVVIAGGGTGGHLYPGIALAKALKAMDATIEITFVGTRHGIEARVLPREGLPLKTILSGGLLGKKGLGRWVSWCKLPLGLAQSLGFLMGKRPNLVVGVGGYVSGPVAVAAWLLRIPILVHEQNTVPGVTNRLIAKMADKVAVSFEESRRYFPADKVVETGNMIREEFAKEQEPEAWQPGQPFHVLVLGGSQGAQSINAAMMEALEPLQGVKDDLHIVHQTGEKDEARVRQGYEQAGFTARAEAFMYDMEEQYRKASLVICRAGATTLAEVTATGKASVLIPFPFAAHNHQEHNARVLEAAGAAEVILDRNIKGHKLAQSILDAMQHPEALQEKAMNSYRLGRRDATLRVRDVCRQLMGAAT